The following are encoded in a window of Sphingobium sp. AP49 genomic DNA:
- a CDS encoding winged helix-turn-helix domain-containing protein — MAISDGLDAPIQRSVYEFGDFRLLPERQTLLFKGQPVALGARAFDILTLLASRAGEVVSKADLFAHVWPGYIVHEHNLKVNMGALRRSLAELDPETEYIATIAGRGYKFVREVGGGRQHSVTASAKLAGPHVGPPDVPHLFGREEAIRLINAQLQHPGYLSIVGPGGAGKTSIAIAAAQISCEAHEAVAFVDLSTLSDPHFVVPAMASGVGVSLGLDDPIAAVIDRLSRDDMILIIDNCEHVLSMAASIVERISSALPQARLIITTREPLRTRHEEVYFLPGLLYPDGAGNIDAGEALTYPAVQLFLAKVQNASVAELTDEYIRNIASICGRLEGLALAIELAAGTASVLAPTALKQFFEQGFDVMGRGPRNMPLRHQTLEATLDWSYRLLPEREAVLLELLSLFSGRFSADDVEALYAAGGMEPMAGRDALSQLATKSLVTTEFNQGALLYRLPESTSAYAAQRLFGAPHRQLARRHFAIGMRDKLQVAEREWSLQTSRQWLEKYRALIDDVRSLMIWAFDPAGDAEIGAAVVVAALPLWQELSAFKELLAAIEMTEAAAPAMSALSPVDRVKLSTAKAWAMTLSRQMHPRTNLAWRGSIDDARDTADPEFELPAVCGQAVFLTYSGKPLAAVRSMHRYAAATGLNWAAAPDGKRFLAHAEIYAGRFSCASVRLEELTASWGSLADGRRLSRFQVELPVAIGLSHAFLLWLQGDSERASDVAGRAIARATELDHMISLGNALCLAGLPVAFLTGDLSAASRLQAQLADVSKRENIGIYEGTSQFFAGAIQVARGDEAGLATMQRSIADLEANSWVARVAFYRCLLAEAWLKAGNVRHAEQCLTDALGQPDVREERWCHPELLRVAGLVEGEKGHVEKAKRLLEKSVRWARSMGGGAAVQRASTSLFQIG; from the coding sequence ATGGCGATCAGCGATGGCCTTGACGCGCCAATACAGCGTTCAGTCTATGAGTTCGGCGATTTTCGTCTGCTGCCGGAACGACAGACCTTGCTATTCAAGGGGCAGCCCGTCGCCTTGGGCGCGCGCGCCTTCGACATTCTGACCCTGCTTGCGTCGCGGGCGGGCGAAGTTGTCAGCAAGGCGGACCTTTTTGCGCATGTCTGGCCGGGCTACATAGTTCACGAGCATAATCTCAAGGTGAATATGGGTGCGCTCCGCCGCAGCCTGGCAGAGCTTGATCCCGAAACGGAATATATCGCCACGATTGCCGGACGCGGATACAAGTTCGTTCGGGAAGTTGGAGGCGGCCGCCAGCATTCTGTTACTGCGAGCGCGAAATTGGCCGGGCCTCATGTCGGGCCGCCCGATGTGCCACATCTCTTCGGCCGCGAAGAGGCTATCCGCCTCATCAACGCGCAGCTTCAGCATCCAGGCTATCTATCTATCGTTGGACCGGGGGGCGCGGGAAAGACGTCGATCGCCATCGCTGCGGCGCAGATAAGCTGCGAGGCGCATGAAGCTGTCGCCTTCGTCGATCTTTCGACCTTGAGCGATCCGCATTTTGTCGTGCCTGCCATGGCATCGGGGGTTGGGGTTTCGCTCGGGCTGGACGATCCGATCGCTGCCGTCATCGACCGCCTCAGCCGCGACGACATGATCCTGATCATCGACAATTGCGAACATGTGCTCTCGATGGCTGCGTCCATAGTCGAGCGGATTTCTTCAGCGCTTCCGCAGGCCCGGCTTATCATCACGACCCGAGAACCATTGCGAACTCGCCACGAAGAAGTCTATTTTCTGCCTGGCCTCCTCTATCCCGATGGAGCGGGGAATATAGACGCCGGCGAGGCGCTTACTTATCCTGCGGTTCAGCTTTTCCTGGCAAAGGTTCAGAATGCGAGTGTCGCGGAACTGACCGACGAATATATTCGCAACATCGCGTCGATCTGCGGGAGACTGGAAGGACTGGCGCTGGCGATCGAACTGGCGGCCGGCACTGCCAGTGTGCTTGCCCCCACCGCGCTCAAACAATTCTTTGAACAGGGCTTCGACGTAATGGGCCGCGGTCCAAGAAATATGCCGCTGCGCCACCAGACATTGGAGGCGACGCTCGACTGGAGTTACCGCCTCCTTCCCGAACGGGAGGCCGTTCTGCTCGAACTGCTCTCACTATTCTCCGGCCGTTTTAGTGCCGATGATGTGGAGGCGCTCTACGCTGCCGGGGGGATGGAGCCGATGGCGGGACGCGACGCCCTATCCCAGCTGGCCACAAAATCGCTGGTAACCACGGAATTCAACCAGGGCGCGTTGCTCTACAGACTGCCCGAAAGCACATCCGCCTACGCAGCCCAGCGGCTTTTCGGAGCGCCCCATCGTCAACTGGCGCGGCGCCATTTTGCAATCGGTATGCGCGACAAGTTGCAGGTCGCTGAGCGCGAATGGTCGCTCCAGACTTCCCGACAATGGCTGGAAAAATATCGGGCGCTCATCGACGATGTTCGCTCCCTGATGATCTGGGCGTTCGACCCAGCGGGCGATGCGGAGATCGGCGCAGCCGTCGTGGTTGCGGCCCTGCCACTGTGGCAGGAATTGTCGGCGTTCAAGGAGCTGCTGGCCGCTATCGAGATGACCGAAGCGGCAGCGCCGGCGATGTCGGCCTTGTCGCCGGTGGACCGCGTCAAGCTCTCGACGGCTAAGGCTTGGGCTATGACGCTGTCCCGCCAGATGCATCCAAGGACCAATCTGGCGTGGCGGGGCAGCATCGATGATGCCCGCGACACCGCAGATCCGGAATTCGAACTCCCGGCTGTTTGCGGTCAAGCCGTGTTCCTGACCTATTCCGGCAAGCCGCTCGCGGCCGTACGCAGCATGCACCGCTATGCCGCCGCCACCGGTCTCAACTGGGCGGCAGCGCCCGACGGCAAGCGCTTCCTGGCGCATGCCGAAATCTATGCGGGAAGATTCTCATGTGCGTCGGTTCGGCTGGAGGAGTTGACGGCAAGCTGGGGGAGCTTGGCCGATGGACGTCGATTGTCGAGATTTCAGGTGGAACTGCCCGTAGCGATCGGCCTTTCCCATGCCTTTCTGCTCTGGTTGCAGGGAGATAGCGAACGCGCGTCCGACGTTGCCGGTCGGGCAATCGCGCGGGCGACCGAACTCGACCATATGATCTCGCTCGGCAATGCGCTCTGTCTAGCGGGCTTGCCTGTTGCCTTCCTGACCGGCGATCTGTCGGCGGCTTCCCGACTTCAGGCGCAATTGGCGGACGTCAGCAAGCGCGAGAATATCGGGATCTACGAAGGGACGAGTCAATTTTTCGCAGGCGCCATCCAGGTGGCTCGCGGCGATGAGGCTGGCCTTGCCACCATGCAAAGGAGCATCGCCGACCTCGAGGCCAATAGCTGGGTCGCCCGGGTGGCATTTTACCGCTGTCTGCTCGCGGAGGCCTGGCTCAAGGCTGGAAATGTGCGGCATGCAGAACAGTGCCTGACAGACGCGCTCGGTCAGCCTGATGTTCGTGAAGAACGCTGGTGCCATCCGGAACTCCTGCGGGTCGCGGGCTTGGTCGAAGGCGAGAAGGGGCATGTCGAAAAGGCAAAACGGCTCCTGGAAAAGTCGGTCCGATGGGCGCGGAGCATGGGTGGCGGGGCCGCAGTCCAGCGTGCCAGCACGTCGCTTTTCCAGATCGGATAG
- a CDS encoding isochorismatase family protein gives MYNSKSKSSVLPSGGGAALIDPSDALILLLDHQSGLFQTVKDSAVSDLRRNVEMIARLATLLDIPVITTASEPAGPNGPLMPEIHHHAPHAVYVPRKGEVNAWDNDDFVAAVRSTGRKTLIMAGVWTSVCVMFPALDARAAGYDVYAVPDASGDPSEMASRVSLARFVQGGVKPTSTNALLSELHRTWARPEAAELATLYGLVAPNYAAVAESYARAQQAARDAL, from the coding sequence ATGTACAACAGCAAATCCAAATCAAGCGTCCTGCCCTCAGGCGGCGGCGCTGCGCTGATCGATCCGTCCGACGCCCTGATCCTGCTGCTCGATCATCAATCAGGCCTGTTCCAGACCGTGAAGGACAGTGCCGTGTCCGACCTGCGCCGCAATGTCGAGATGATCGCCAGGCTTGCGACATTGCTCGACATTCCGGTGATTACCACGGCATCGGAGCCTGCCGGCCCCAACGGCCCGCTCATGCCCGAAATCCATCACCATGCCCCCCATGCCGTCTATGTGCCGCGCAAGGGCGAGGTGAATGCTTGGGACAATGACGATTTCGTTGCCGCGGTTCGATCGACGGGACGCAAGACGCTGATCATGGCGGGCGTCTGGACAAGCGTGTGCGTCATGTTCCCGGCGCTCGATGCGCGCGCGGCAGGCTATGATGTCTATGCTGTGCCCGATGCTTCTGGCGATCCCAGCGAGATGGCCTCACGCGTGTCGCTGGCGCGCTTCGTCCAGGGCGGGGTCAAGCCGACCTCCACAAACGCCCTGCTGTCCGAACTCCACCGCACCTGGGCGCGCCCGGAGGCGGCGGAGCTCGCCACCCTCTACGGGCTAGTGGCGCCAAACTATGCCGCCGTGGCGGAAAGCTACGCTCGCGCGCAACAGGCCGCGAGGGACGCACTCTGA
- a CDS encoding alpha/beta hydrolase — protein sequence MTYPATYHRTATVDGIEIFYREAGQRGQPVLLLLHGFPSSSHMYRNLMPALADRYHVIAPDLPGFGLSAMPSPADFAYGFARFAEIMAGLLDQLEIGRFALYVMDYGAPTGFRLALAHPDRVRALIIQNGNAYEEGMGDFWEPTRTYWADSGAANRDAMRPFLSLDGTRFQYLTGASDPARIDPAAWLYDQMFLDRPGSVDIQLDIITDYQTNVALYPAFHAYFREYRPPALILWGENDPIFLPNGARAFLRDLPDATLHFLATGHFALEEKADEMIPLMRDFLACHLPH from the coding sequence ATGACATACCCTGCCACCTACCACCGGACCGCGACTGTCGACGGCATCGAGATATTCTATCGCGAGGCCGGCCAGCGCGGGCAGCCCGTCCTGCTGTTGCTCCATGGATTTCCCAGCTCTTCACACATGTACCGCAACCTCATGCCAGCGCTGGCCGATCGCTATCATGTGATCGCGCCCGATCTGCCGGGATTTGGCCTGTCCGCGATGCCTTCCCCGGCCGACTTCGCCTATGGCTTCGCGCGCTTTGCCGAGATCATGGCTGGCCTGCTCGATCAGTTGGAGATTGGCCGTTTCGCGCTCTATGTGATGGATTATGGCGCCCCCACCGGTTTCCGCCTGGCGCTCGCGCATCCCGACCGGGTGCGCGCTCTGATCATCCAGAACGGCAACGCCTATGAGGAAGGCATGGGCGATTTCTGGGAGCCCACCCGCACCTATTGGGCCGATAGTGGAGCCGCGAACCGCGACGCCATGCGGCCCTTTCTGTCGCTGGACGGGACGCGCTTTCAATATCTTACTGGTGCCAGCGACCCGGCGCGTATCGATCCGGCAGCCTGGCTGTACGACCAGATGTTCCTCGATCGTCCTGGCAGCGTCGACATCCAGTTGGACATCATCACCGACTATCAGACCAATGTCGCGCTCTACCCTGCATTTCATGCCTATTTCCGCGAATATCGGCCGCCGGCGCTGATCCTGTGGGGAGAAAATGATCCCATCTTCCTGCCCAACGGCGCGCGCGCATTCCTGCGCGACTTGCCCGATGCAACGCTCCATTTTCTCGCGACCGGCCACTTCGCACTCGAGGAAAAGGCCGATGAGATGATCCCCCTGATGCGTGACTTCCTGGCGTGCCACCTGCCCCACTGA
- a CDS encoding alpha/beta hydrolase: MMKKHFVSAIAILAAISPAAAYAACAPAPTSIAAKAVPVIHYRNTTIDGVKVFYREAGPADAPVLLLLHGFPTSSHMFRNLIPLLADRYRVIAPDYPGYGQSDAPAHGKFAYTFAHLTDIVDQLTDKVGAKRYSMYVMDYGAPIGYRLALKHPERVETLIVQNGNAYTEGLAAFWDPIKAYWAEKTPARREALAGLLTLETTKFQYTDGMGDVARISPDNWVVDQALLDRPGNKDIQLDLLGDYGSNVPLYPQFQAFFRERKPPTLIVWGKNDVIFPEAGAHPYLRDLPNAEMHILDSGHFALEDRLDVMAPLIRDFLDRNLCK; encoded by the coding sequence ATCATGAAGAAGCATTTCGTCAGTGCCATCGCCATCCTCGCGGCGATCAGCCCTGCCGCAGCTTACGCAGCTTGCGCGCCGGCCCCCACCAGCATCGCCGCCAAGGCGGTTCCCGTCATTCATTACAGGAACACCACCATCGACGGCGTGAAGGTCTTCTATCGTGAAGCCGGGCCTGCAGACGCGCCCGTCCTGCTCCTGCTGCACGGCTTCCCGACCTCATCCCATATGTTCCGCAATCTCATCCCACTGCTGGCGGACCGCTACCGGGTGATCGCGCCCGACTATCCGGGATACGGCCAGAGCGACGCGCCCGCCCATGGCAAGTTCGCCTATACATTCGCGCACCTGACCGACATCGTCGACCAACTGACCGACAAGGTCGGCGCAAAGCGCTACAGCATGTACGTCATGGATTATGGTGCACCGATTGGATATCGGCTCGCGCTCAAGCATCCCGAACGGGTCGAGACCCTCATCGTCCAGAATGGCAACGCCTATACCGAAGGGCTTGCCGCCTTCTGGGATCCGATCAAGGCCTATTGGGCCGAAAAGACGCCAGCCCGCCGCGAAGCGCTGGCCGGCCTGCTGACGCTTGAAACGACGAAATTCCAATATACCGACGGGATGGGTGACGTCGCCAGGATCAGCCCCGACAACTGGGTGGTGGACCAGGCGCTGCTCGATCGGCCGGGCAACAAGGATATCCAGCTCGATCTTCTGGGCGACTATGGCAGCAATGTCCCGCTCTACCCGCAGTTCCAGGCCTTTTTCCGGGAGCGCAAGCCGCCGACGCTGATCGTCTGGGGCAAGAATGATGTGATATTCCCCGAGGCCGGCGCGCATCCCTATCTGCGCGACCTTCCCAACGCGGAGATGCACATCCTCGACAGCGGTCATTTCGCGCTGGAGGACAGGCTGGATGTGATGGCGCCGCTGATCCGCGACTTCCTCGACCGCAACCTCTGCAAGTGA
- a CDS encoding TonB-dependent receptor, which produces MATLPLPPVEARTAADVRVDISRQRLANAVQQLALQSGRQVVFRSSVIGERLSPRLAGMMSFEAALRRLLKGSGLGFRETAGGVIVIDPLRAPTEPLVPGREGARPTPVPALVVTAARQTDPVSFFGDLRLRPRPSAGIAALLDSSPGISSEPGNAGQNALIVRGVGMAGEATTLVYFADVPVVGPSGTGSDAARTTSDLSLVDVAQVRISRTARSAEHGVGALAGEIEIEPEEPHLGQWGGGAGLSLGIQQGGEPGLSASSTLNIPLGTRAALRATAYASREGGYVDNVRTGARNINDDDISGLRLIARIAPQPDLDISALLAWQHRRIADASSWFQSLGPYRTDRYFAAATTHDFLMGRLKIGYGTGAIRLTSITSAYRWTLDRHYDRTNATLLQGQDPDGCQRYFGLDTPTCDPAQAQQFADYAASLAPSLLHIPIVSTRILQELRLSHDNAHGLGWIAGVLIDHRTERLRSELSSYSDDPGATGEIFGARRLAITRDQAALFGTLSYREEDLLVSLGLRYDDYRVSSQNDVVVPNLLSGSIDSWPRTVNRSGGLSARLHVDLPIAPGATWHTQLTRSIRPGGVNTASVLLADRRTYDGDSLWGAELGLNLHLGRDVEMTLTAYMNDWRDMQYRALSENRSHAYLVNIGNAMILGSEFELVARPLPGLTARLEASLIRSDLTRVSDAASLVGGAEQGDAIPFVPHRRLRVSLTHGWAVGGHGQLAIEGDGQYQSGSWSTFTRDDPDFTATKGFSLFGAALTWRRERTSLSLRARNIFNRVANLRAVTNGYGVGQTFSSGPRSIQLSWDRHW; this is translated from the coding sequence ATGGCCACACTGCCCCTTCCCCCTGTCGAGGCCAGGACAGCGGCGGATGTGCGCGTCGATATCAGCCGGCAGAGATTGGCAAATGCGGTCCAGCAACTGGCGCTGCAGAGCGGTCGTCAGGTGGTGTTCCGGTCTTCAGTCATCGGCGAACGCCTCTCCCCCCGCCTGGCGGGTATGATGTCGTTCGAGGCGGCCTTGCGGCGTCTGCTGAAGGGTAGCGGCCTCGGTTTTCGGGAAACGGCTGGCGGGGTGATCGTGATTGATCCGCTCAGGGCGCCGACCGAACCGTTGGTGCCGGGCAGGGAGGGCGCACGGCCCACGCCGGTTCCCGCCCTGGTCGTGACGGCGGCGCGGCAGACCGATCCGGTGAGCTTTTTCGGCGATCTGCGTCTGCGCCCGCGCCCATCCGCCGGCATCGCCGCGCTGCTCGATTCCAGCCCGGGCATCAGCAGTGAGCCGGGTAATGCGGGGCAAAATGCCCTGATCGTGCGTGGGGTCGGGATGGCCGGCGAGGCGACGACCCTGGTCTATTTCGCCGATGTTCCGGTCGTCGGCCCGTCTGGCACCGGCAGCGATGCTGCGCGCACCACCAGCGACCTGTCCCTGGTGGACGTGGCGCAGGTGCGCATATCGCGCACGGCGCGCAGCGCTGAGCATGGCGTAGGCGCATTGGCCGGCGAGATAGAGATAGAGCCGGAAGAACCGCATCTGGGCCAGTGGGGCGGGGGCGCTGGGTTGAGCCTTGGCATCCAGCAGGGCGGCGAACCGGGCTTGTCGGCTTCCTCCACCCTCAACATTCCACTGGGTACGCGCGCCGCGCTGCGTGCGACTGCCTATGCCAGCCGAGAGGGCGGCTATGTCGACAATGTCCGGACCGGCGCCCGCAATATCAATGATGACGATATTTCCGGCCTGCGCCTGATCGCTCGGATCGCACCGCAGCCCGATCTCGACATCTCCGCTCTTCTGGCCTGGCAGCATCGTCGTATCGCGGATGCCTCATCCTGGTTCCAGTCGCTCGGTCCATATCGCACCGACCGATATTTTGCGGCGGCGACTACGCATGATTTCCTGATGGGCCGGTTGAAGATCGGCTATGGTACCGGCGCCATCCGCCTGACCAGCATCACGTCCGCGTATCGCTGGACGCTTGACCGCCACTATGATCGGACCAATGCCACCTTGTTGCAGGGGCAGGATCCAGACGGTTGCCAACGCTATTTCGGGCTCGACACGCCGACCTGCGATCCCGCCCAGGCTCAGCAATTCGCCGACTATGCCGCCAGCCTCGCGCCGTCGCTGCTGCATATCCCCATCGTGTCGACGCGGATATTGCAGGAACTGCGCCTGAGCCATGACAACGCGCATGGGCTGGGCTGGATCGCCGGCGTGCTGATCGATCACCGGACCGAGAGGCTGCGCAGCGAATTGTCGTCGTATAGCGACGATCCGGGCGCTACCGGAGAGATATTTGGCGCGCGCAGGCTGGCGATCACGCGCGATCAGGCCGCGCTGTTCGGGACGCTCTCCTATCGCGAGGAGGATCTGCTCGTGTCGCTGGGATTGCGCTATGACGATTATCGCGTCTCGTCACAGAATGACGTGGTCGTGCCCAATCTGCTCAGCGGGTCGATCGATTCCTGGCCGCGCACCGTCAATCGCTCGGGCGGGCTGAGCGCGCGGCTGCATGTCGACCTGCCAATCGCGCCGGGCGCGACTTGGCACACCCAGTTGACCCGCAGCATCCGTCCGGGCGGGGTCAATACCGCGTCGGTATTGCTGGCCGATCGTCGTACCTATGACGGTGACAGCCTGTGGGGGGCCGAGCTGGGACTGAACCTGCATCTGGGCCGAGACGTTGAAATGACGCTGACCGCCTATATGAACGACTGGCGCGACATGCAGTATCGCGCCCTGTCGGAAAACCGGTCGCACGCCTATCTGGTCAATATCGGCAACGCCATGATCCTGGGATCGGAGTTCGAGCTGGTCGCGCGGCCCTTACCGGGCCTGACCGCCCGGCTGGAAGCCAGTCTGATCCGGTCCGACCTGACCCGTGTGTCCGATGCCGCATCGCTGGTCGGCGGCGCGGAGCAGGGCGACGCCATCCCGTTCGTACCGCACCGCCGGTTGCGGGTTAGCCTGACGCATGGTTGGGCGGTCGGCGGCCATGGCCAGCTGGCGATCGAGGGTGACGGGCAATATCAGTCCGGCTCCTGGTCCACCTTCACCCGGGACGATCCGGATTTTACTGCCACCAAGGGATTTTCATTGTTCGGCGCGGCGCTGACCTGGCGCCGGGAACGGACCAGCCTGTCGCTGCGGGCACGCAATATTTTCAATCGCGTCGCAAATCTGCGCGCCGTGACTAACGGATATGGGGTCGGTCAAACGTTCAGTTCTGGACCGCGATCGATCCAGCTGAGCTGGGATCGGCATTGGTAG
- a CDS encoding sigma-70 family RNA polymerase sigma factor codes for MRQSGKAEDKTADYSAYIPALRRYFARRVAGAHIVDDLVQDVMLRMHVRDSPDGIDNLEGYIFRTASSVLRDQARRDQVRHAKGHDELTEKDHPAEERTADRVLQAREEIAQVVRALEELPERTRDIFLMRRYEGLAYGEIAERLGISVSAIEKHVAKAVAHIARRLAR; via the coding sequence TTGCGGCAGTCGGGAAAGGCGGAGGATAAGACGGCGGACTATTCCGCCTATATTCCTGCGCTGCGCCGCTATTTTGCCCGTCGCGTCGCCGGCGCCCATATCGTCGATGATCTGGTGCAGGATGTGATGTTGCGCATGCATGTGCGGGATTCACCCGATGGCATCGACAATCTGGAAGGCTATATTTTCCGCACCGCATCGAGCGTCCTGCGCGATCAGGCCCGGCGCGACCAGGTTCGTCATGCCAAGGGCCACGATGAACTGACGGAGAAGGATCATCCTGCTGAGGAACGGACCGCTGATCGCGTCTTACAGGCAAGGGAAGAGATCGCCCAGGTCGTCCGCGCGCTGGAAGAGCTGCCGGAACGGACGCGCGACATTTTCCTGATGCGGCGCTATGAAGGGCTGGCCTATGGCGAGATTGCGGAAAGGCTGGGCATTTCGGTGAGCGCGATTGAAAAGCATGTTGCCAAGGCCGTCGCGCATATCGCCCGGCGCCTGGCACGATAG
- a CDS encoding FecR domain-containing protein produces the protein MTQDGDDPFDIAAAHWARLQSGMATPAERAAIAAWCDAPAHRTAMNAVQQGWDSAGRAQADDAITAMLAQMQARQTEAAAPSTGRRPWRAALLAASLTALLAVPATLWFTSRPAEHPVPPALSGEQVAQATGTRLFSPAGRRRNIQLPDGSRVILDADSAIRFAFSADKRAVALESGRAYFAVHKDKSRPFSVSAGKLTATAVGTAFDVSRLAGREQVTTTEGLVRVVTAAATRDGSRATLLPAGMRLTQKDQSVSVDPVDVTRESAWRDGRIVFTGRCLSDVAAEMNRYGSGRLEVKEGAAHIAISGVFDIDNADGLAEALEQQGLVHVARSADRIVLTRGDQIIPGDCAVRG, from the coding sequence ATGACCCAGGATGGGGACGACCCCTTCGACATCGCGGCAGCCCATTGGGCACGGTTGCAATCCGGCATGGCGACGCCTGCTGAACGGGCGGCGATCGCGGCATGGTGCGATGCGCCGGCGCATCGCACGGCGATGAATGCAGTTCAGCAGGGCTGGGACAGCGCGGGCCGGGCGCAGGCGGATGATGCGATTACGGCGATGCTGGCACAGATGCAGGCCAGACAGACCGAAGCCGCGGCGCCATCGACCGGGCGCCGCCCCTGGCGTGCGGCCTTGTTGGCGGCGTCGCTGACTGCTTTGCTGGCGGTGCCGGCGACCCTGTGGTTCACCAGCCGCCCGGCCGAGCATCCCGTCCCGCCCGCGCTGTCCGGCGAGCAGGTGGCGCAAGCCACGGGCACGCGCCTGTTCAGCCCGGCCGGCCGTCGCCGCAATATCCAGCTGCCCGATGGCTCGCGCGTGATCCTGGACGCGGACAGCGCGATCCGCTTCGCCTTCTCCGCCGACAAGCGGGCGGTCGCGCTGGAATCGGGCCGTGCCTATTTCGCCGTCCACAAGGACAAGAGCCGTCCTTTCAGCGTATCGGCCGGCAAGCTGACGGCCACGGCGGTCGGCACCGCCTTCGACGTGTCGCGCCTGGCTGGCCGGGAACAGGTGACCACGACCGAGGGACTGGTGCGCGTCGTCACCGCTGCGGCGACCCGCGATGGCAGCCGTGCCACCCTGCTGCCCGCCGGCATGCGCCTGACGCAGAAGGACCAGAGCGTCTCGGTTGATCCGGTCGATGTGACCCGCGAAAGCGCCTGGCGTGATGGGCGCATCGTCTTCACCGGCCGCTGCCTGTCGGACGTCGCGGCGGAAATGAACCGCTATGGATCGGGCCGGCTGGAGGTGAAGGAGGGGGCCGCCCATATCGCCATCAGCGGCGTGTTCGACATCGACAATGCCGACGGCCTGGCGGAGGCGCTGGAGCAGCAGGGACTGGTGCATGTCGCGCGCAGCGCCGACCGGATCGTCCTGACCCGCGGCGATCAGATCATCCCCGGCGACTGCGCCGTCCGGGGCTGA